In one window of Pseudooceanicola aestuarii DNA:
- a CDS encoding TerC family protein — MADLLTFENLGNLLMLCFLQAVLGFDNLLYISIESQRAPVAQQRAVRFWGIIVAVALRVILLFVMISLLDSLTDPFFVFNWEGVLTGGVNFATLVFVLGGIFIIYTAVKEISHMLAVDHLDTDVEAKSGKSALTVVMLIVFMNLIFSFDSVLSALAITDVFPVLAIAIILSGLAMLVLADGVTRFLEKNRMYEVLGLFILLIVGVVLLGEAGQAAAHAMHDDTLALRFFGYEVVPMSKTTFYFSVIVLFAVEIIQSGYARKLNAERRAGGGH; from the coding sequence ATGGCCGACCTTCTGACCTTCGAAAATCTGGGTAACCTGCTGATGCTCTGCTTCCTTCAGGCGGTGCTGGGGTTCGACAACCTGCTCTATATCTCGATCGAAAGCCAACGCGCCCCCGTCGCCCAGCAACGCGCGGTGCGGTTCTGGGGCATCATCGTGGCCGTGGCACTGCGGGTGATCCTGCTGTTCGTGATGATCAGCCTGCTGGATTCGTTGACCGATCCGTTCTTCGTCTTCAACTGGGAGGGCGTGCTGACCGGTGGCGTGAACTTCGCCACGCTGGTCTTTGTCCTGGGCGGGATCTTCATCATCTACACGGCGGTGAAGGAAATCAGCCACATGCTGGCCGTCGACCATCTGGATACGGATGTGGAGGCCAAATCGGGCAAATCCGCCCTGACCGTGGTGATGCTGATCGTCTTCATGAACCTGATCTTCAGCTTTGATTCGGTATTGTCGGCCCTGGCGATCACGGATGTCTTCCCCGTTCTCGCCATCGCGATCATCCTGTCGGGGCTGGCCATGCTGGTACTGGCCGATGGCGTCACGCGTTTTCTGGAAAAGAACCGCATGTACGAAGTCCTGGGTCTGTTCATCCTGCTGATCGTCGGTGTCGTCCTCTTGGGGGAGGCCGGCCAGGCCGCCGCCCATGCCATGCATGACGACACGCTGGCCCTGCGGTTCTTCGGCTACGAGGTTGTGCCGATGTCGAAGACGACGTTCTATTTCTCCGTCATCGTCCTGTTCGCGGTGGAGATCATCCAGTCCGGCTATGCCCGAAAGCTGAATGCGGAGCGGCGCGCGGGCGGCGGGCACTAG
- a CDS encoding 5-bromo-4-chloroindolyl phosphate hydrolysis family protein, whose amino-acid sequence MAQRFGGKFSPDGRNRPDQTTGPAGKGGLGRARRRMAPVAAGGARVNVLFTPAIVLAATVLNDGPVNLAIGLLGAALWAGAAWMTREGLQAEREYHARAVARRPAMPRKIAGSVLIGMGTVLAGMAHGTDLLGSAIYGLVAAALHLAAFGPDPLRDKVMEGIDTYQQDRVARVVEKAEDYLRDMGQAVDTLRDRRLTARVAAFQDTAAAMIEQVENDPRDLTSARKFLGVYLMGARDATVKFVSHYSRNRSDAARTDYEALLTDLEQNFAARSQKMLQDDATDMTIEIEVLRDRLQREGIRPHSESE is encoded by the coding sequence ATGGCACAGCGCTTTGGTGGCAAGTTCAGTCCCGATGGCCGCAACCGCCCGGACCAGACGACCGGGCCTGCCGGCAAGGGCGGACTGGGCCGCGCCCGGCGGCGCATGGCGCCCGTTGCGGCGGGCGGGGCGCGGGTCAACGTGTTGTTCACCCCCGCCATCGTCCTGGCCGCGACGGTCCTGAACGATGGACCGGTCAACCTGGCCATCGGCCTGCTGGGCGCCGCGCTCTGGGCCGGCGCCGCCTGGATGACGCGTGAGGGGTTGCAGGCTGAACGGGAATACCACGCCCGCGCCGTGGCCCGCCGCCCCGCCATGCCGCGCAAGATCGCCGGCTCTGTCCTGATCGGAATGGGCACGGTTCTCGCCGGGATGGCGCATGGCACGGATCTGTTGGGCTCAGCGATCTACGGGCTGGTGGCGGCGGCACTGCACCTGGCGGCCTTTGGCCCCGACCCGCTGCGCGACAAGGTCATGGAAGGGATCGACACCTACCAGCAGGACCGCGTCGCCCGCGTTGTCGAAAAGGCCGAGGATTACCTGCGCGACATGGGCCAAGCCGTGGACACGCTGCGCGATCGCCGCCTGACCGCCCGCGTCGCCGCGTTCCAGGACACCGCCGCCGCGATGATCGAACAGGTGGAGAACGACCCGCGCGATCTGACCTCGGCGCGGAAATTCCTGGGCGTCTACCTGATGGGCGCCCGCGACGCGACGGTGAAATTCGTCAGCCATTACAGCCGCAACCGCAGCGATGCGGCGCGGACCGATTATGAGGCACTCCTGACCGATCTGGAACAGAATTTCGCCGCCCGGTCGCAAAAGATGTTACAGGATGATGCAACGGATATGACAATCGAAATCGAAGTGCTGCGGGATCGTCTTCAGCGCGAGGGCATCCGCCCGCATTCAGAATCGGAGTAG
- a CDS encoding toxic anion resistance protein codes for MSQTVRTKAQESTQLVNDVAAVELPEPAPADALVTLDSADDQVGGEIRRRMGELDMDDTNSIVSFGSSAQAELQEISQAMLTDVRNKDVGPAGDSLRSIVTTIRGFSVSELDVRRDRSFWEKLLGRAAPFAKFTARFEEVQDQIDRVTDELLTHEHKLLKDIKSLDLLYEKTLNFYDELALYIAAGEEKLKDLDQSDIPAKEAEVEAAPEGEQVMKAQQLRDLRAARDDLERRVHDLKLTRQVTMQSLPSIRLVQENDKSLVTKINSTLVNTVPLWETQLAQAVTIQRSSEAAAAVREANDLTNELLTANARNLRDSNKVVREEMERGVFDIEAVKQANADLIGTIQDSLQIADEGKSRRAAAEEELKKMENELRDTLAAARARATGTGDVAATAVPQGN; via the coding sequence ATGTCGCAGACCGTTCGCACCAAGGCCCAGGAAAGCACGCAACTTGTCAATGATGTCGCCGCTGTGGAATTGCCCGAACCAGCTCCGGCCGATGCCCTCGTGACGCTGGATTCCGCGGACGACCAGGTCGGCGGAGAGATCCGCCGCCGCATGGGCGAGTTGGACATGGACGATACCAATTCCATCGTCTCCTTCGGCTCCTCCGCGCAGGCGGAATTGCAGGAGATCTCCCAGGCAATGCTGACCGATGTCCGCAACAAGGATGTGGGCCCGGCGGGGGACAGCCTGCGTTCCATCGTGACCACGATCCGCGGGTTTTCCGTTTCGGAACTCGACGTACGGCGCGACCGCTCCTTCTGGGAAAAACTGCTGGGCCGTGCCGCGCCTTTCGCCAAGTTCACCGCCCGGTTCGAGGAGGTTCAGGACCAGATCGACCGCGTCACCGATGAACTGCTGACCCATGAGCACAAGTTGCTCAAGGATATCAAATCCCTGGACCTTCTCTACGAGAAAACGCTGAACTTTTACGACGAATTGGCCCTGTATATCGCCGCCGGCGAGGAAAAGCTGAAAGACCTGGACCAGAGCGACATCCCCGCCAAGGAAGCGGAGGTCGAGGCCGCGCCGGAGGGTGAGCAGGTAATGAAGGCCCAGCAACTGCGCGACCTGCGCGCCGCCCGCGACGATCTGGAGCGACGGGTCCATGACCTGAAGCTGACGCGCCAGGTGACGATGCAATCCCTGCCCTCCATCCGGCTGGTGCAGGAGAACGACAAATCATTGGTGACAAAGATCAATTCAACGCTCGTGAACACCGTTCCGCTATGGGAAACCCAGCTGGCACAGGCGGTGACGATACAGCGCTCCTCCGAAGCTGCGGCCGCCGTGCGTGAGGCGAACGACCTGACGAACGAGCTGCTGACGGCCAATGCGCGGAACCTTCGTGACAGCAACAAGGTTGTCCGCGAAGAGATGGAGCGCGGTGTTTTCGATATCGAGGCCGTCAAGCAAGCCAATGCCGACCTGATCGGTACGATTCAGGACAGCCTGCAAATCGCCGACGAAGGCAAGAGCCGACGCGCCGCTGCCGAGGAGGAGTTGAAGAAGATGGAAAACGAACTGCGCGATACCCTTGCCGCCGCGCGTGCGCGGGCCACCGGCACCGGCGATGTCGCGGCGACCGCCGTGCCGCAGGGCAACTGA
- a CDS encoding DUF2927 domain-containing protein, with protein MADDATGGLRGGTLRGLLGVAALALVGACQSFPSAPPQVTPRVRPAALAPADPAPAPPAPSAASEELRGYYERVQSNLLAQGLLRRDGGGIDTPFNATDLARNFERLAFFHEYERGTGLSQARETPDFMRRWSGPLRLQVEFGASVPPDQQRSDSAEIDSYANRLAQVTGHPIQTVTRGGNFHILVMGEDDREDAVRRIRQLVPNAADSAVSIIRTLPRPIHCLVFGFSAEQNDNVYRRAIAFVRAEHPGLMRQSCFHEEIAQGLGLANDSPRARPSIFNDDDEFALLTNHDELLLKMLYDPRLRPGMTLEQARPTIGIISRELMGSSS; from the coding sequence ATGGCGGATGACGCAACAGGCGGCCTGCGGGGCGGCACGCTTCGCGGGCTGTTGGGCGTCGCTGCGCTGGCACTGGTGGGCGCCTGTCAGTCCTTTCCCTCCGCCCCGCCACAGGTAACACCGCGCGTACGTCCCGCGGCGCTGGCCCCCGCCGATCCGGCGCCCGCGCCGCCCGCACCCTCGGCCGCCAGCGAGGAATTGCGCGGCTACTATGAACGGGTGCAATCCAACCTGTTGGCGCAGGGGCTGCTACGCCGGGATGGCGGCGGCATCGACACGCCGTTCAACGCCACCGACCTGGCGCGGAACTTCGAACGGCTGGCTTTCTTCCACGAATATGAACGCGGCACCGGCTTGTCCCAGGCGCGCGAGACCCCTGATTTCATGCGCCGCTGGTCTGGACCGCTTCGCCTTCAGGTGGAATTCGGCGCCTCCGTCCCACCCGATCAGCAACGCAGCGACAGCGCCGAAATCGACAGCTATGCCAATCGCCTGGCGCAGGTGACAGGCCATCCGATCCAGACCGTGACGCGCGGCGGAAACTTCCACATCCTGGTGATGGGCGAGGATGACCGCGAGGATGCCGTGCGCCGCATCCGCCAATTGGTGCCCAACGCCGCCGACAGCGCCGTCAGCATCATCCGCACCCTGCCCCGGCCGATCCATTGCCTGGTCTTCGGTTTCTCGGCCGAGCAGAACGACAATGTCTATCGCCGTGCCATCGCCTTTGTCCGGGCGGAACATCCCGGGTTGATGCGGCAATCGTGTTTCCACGAGGAAATCGCCCAGGGGCTGGGCCTGGCCAATGACAGCCCGCGCGCACGCCCGTCGATCTTCAACGATGACGACGAATTCGCCCTGCTGACCAACCATGACGAGCTGTTGTTGAAAATGCTCTACGATCCGCGCCTGCGGCCCGGCATGACCCTGGAGCAGGCCCGCCCGACCATTGGCATCATCTCCCGCGAATTGATGGGCAGCTCCAGCTGA
- a CDS encoding SPFH domain-containing protein → MGIFDFLSGEFIDVIHWVDDTRDTLVWRFERQGHEIKYGAKLTVREGQAAVFVHEGQLADVFTPGLYMLETNNMPVMTKLQHWDHGFQSPFKSEIYFVNTNRFTDLKWGTKNPIICRDPEFGPVRLRAFGTYTIRVTDPARFLQEIVGTDGEFTMDEISFQVRNIIVQEFSRVVAGSGIPVLDMAANTADLGRLVASEISATIEEYGLSIPELYIENISLPPAVEEVLDKRTSIGLAGDLGKFTQFSAAEAMSAAARNPSGGGGMGAGLGAGLGMAMAQQMAQQGPWGARPAAQPGPWGSAPAQAGAAATPPPPPPPPVEKVWHIAEDGQTRGPYSRAAMGRMVTSGELTRASHVWTAGQDGWLAAGEVTELAQLFTILPPPPPGV, encoded by the coding sequence ATGGGCATTTTCGATTTTCTTTCCGGCGAATTCATCGACGTCATCCATTGGGTTGACGACACCCGCGACACGCTGGTCTGGCGGTTCGAACGGCAGGGCCACGAAATCAAGTACGGCGCCAAGCTGACGGTCCGCGAAGGCCAGGCTGCGGTTTTCGTGCACGAAGGTCAGTTGGCAGATGTCTTCACCCCCGGCCTGTACATGTTGGAAACCAACAACATGCCGGTAATGACCAAGTTGCAGCACTGGGACCACGGCTTTCAATCTCCGTTCAAGTCCGAGATCTATTTCGTCAACACCAATCGTTTTACCGATCTGAAGTGGGGCACCAAGAACCCGATCATCTGCCGCGATCCCGAATTCGGGCCGGTGCGGCTGCGTGCCTTTGGCACCTACACGATCCGGGTCACCGATCCGGCCCGCTTCCTGCAGGAGATCGTGGGCACCGACGGCGAGTTCACCATGGATGAGATCTCGTTCCAGGTGCGCAATATCATCGTGCAGGAATTTTCCCGCGTGGTGGCGGGATCGGGCATCCCCGTGCTGGACATGGCCGCGAACACCGCCGATCTGGGCCGGTTGGTGGCTTCCGAGATTTCCGCCACGATCGAGGAATACGGCCTGTCGATCCCCGAACTCTACATCGAGAACATCTCCCTCCCTCCCGCGGTTGAGGAGGTACTGGACAAGCGGACCTCCATCGGGTTGGCGGGCGACCTGGGCAAATTCACCCAGTTTTCCGCCGCCGAAGCGATGAGCGCGGCAGCCCGCAACCCCTCAGGCGGGGGCGGCATGGGGGCGGGACTGGGCGCGGGACTGGGCATGGCGATGGCGCAGCAGATGGCGCAACAGGGCCCCTGGGGCGCCCGTCCCGCCGCCCAGCCTGGCCCCTGGGGCAGCGCCCCTGCCCAGGCCGGTGCCGCAGCGACACCTCCGCCGCCACCACCACCGCCGGTGGAAAAGGTCTGGCACATCGCCGAGGACGGGCAGACACGCGGCCCCTATTCCCGCGCCGCCATGGGCCGCATGGTCACCAGCGGAGAGCTGACCCGCGCCAGCCATGTCTGGACTGCCGGCCAGGATGGTTGGCTGGCCGCCGGCGAAGTGACGGAACTGGCGCAACTGTTCACCATTCTGCCACCGCCCCCGCCGGGCGTGTAA
- a CDS encoding TFIIB-type zinc ribbon-containing protein, whose protein sequence is MTDETRFPCPNCGADYRFDPDRGALICDFCGHSEPMQEARPETPAIRELDFHAAVEARLPDAEIEETRVTRCPNCGAQVEVSEVTHADACPFCATPFVTDTGTHRHIKPRGVLPFALDERAARQAMTDWLGRLWFAPGGLQDYARKGRKMEGIYVPYWTFDAQTSSAYRGERGTVYYVTRTVMRDGKQTQVQEARVRWSPARGRVSRFFDDVLVLASKSLPKRFTDALQPWDLSALQPYAPQYLAGFRAEGYQVELQDAFDEARAHMDRVIERDVRFDIGGDRQRVHDIDTRLADVTFKHVLLPVWLAAYKYNGKTYRFVVNGQSGRVQGERPWSAWKIALAVLAGAIVVAGIAYFAGQQ, encoded by the coding sequence ATGACGGACGAGACCAGGTTTCCCTGTCCGAACTGCGGCGCCGACTACCGGTTCGACCCGGATCGCGGCGCGCTGATCTGCGATTTCTGCGGTCACTCCGAACCGATGCAGGAGGCCCGCCCCGAAACCCCCGCCATCCGCGAACTTGACTTTCACGCAGCGGTGGAAGCCCGTCTGCCCGACGCCGAGATCGAGGAAACCCGCGTCACCCGCTGCCCCAATTGCGGCGCCCAGGTCGAGGTTTCCGAAGTCACCCATGCCGATGCCTGCCCCTTCTGCGCCACGCCCTTTGTCACCGACACCGGCACCCACCGCCATATCAAGCCGCGCGGTGTCCTGCCTTTTGCGCTGGATGAACGTGCGGCGCGGCAGGCGATGACCGATTGGCTGGGTCGGCTGTGGTTCGCGCCCGGAGGATTGCAGGACTACGCCCGCAAGGGCCGCAAGATGGAGGGGATCTATGTCCCCTACTGGACCTTTGATGCGCAGACCTCCTCGGCCTACCGGGGAGAGCGGGGGACGGTCTATTATGTCACCCGCACCGTGATGCGCGACGGCAAGCAGACGCAGGTGCAAGAGGCCCGCGTGCGCTGGTCCCCGGCACGCGGCCGGGTGTCAAGGTTCTTCGACGACGTGCTGGTGCTGGCGTCGAAATCCCTGCCAAAGCGGTTCACGGATGCGTTGCAGCCCTGGGATCTTTCGGCGCTGCAACCCTATGCCCCGCAATACCTGGCCGGATTCCGGGCCGAAGGCTACCAGGTCGAATTGCAGGACGCCTTTGACGAGGCGCGCGCCCATATGGACCGGGTGATCGAACGCGACGTGCGGTTCGATATCGGCGGTGACAGGCAGCGGGTGCATGACATCGACACCAGGCTGGCGGACGTGACCTTCAAACATGTGCTGCTGCCGGTCTGGCTGGCGGCCTACAAGTACAACGGCAAGACCTATCGCTTTGTCGTCAATGGCCAAAGCGGCCGGGTACAGGGGGAACGCCCGTGGTCGGCCTGGAAAATCGCGCTGGCCGTGCTCGCGGGTGCCATCGTGGTCGCCGGGATCGCCTATTTCGCAGGACAACAATGA
- a CDS encoding nitroreductase, translating to MTDLAAFDALMAQRFSCRAFRPDPLPDAVIAGIVRTAGRTPSWSNTQTWQVLITRGAETDRFRNALLEEVRGGGTPASDLPWPDGYSGIHQARRREVGWALYEAVGVKKGDREGAARQGMENFRLFGAPHVAIVTAGEELGAWGALDCGGFVTAFCLAARAAGVDTIAQAALAGYAPMIHRHFDIPRDRLVLCAISFGHADADHPANSFRASRAALDEILEWRG from the coding sequence ATGACCGACCTCGCCGCTTTCGATGCGCTGATGGCGCAACGGTTCTCCTGTCGGGCCTTCCGGCCAGATCCGCTGCCCGACGCGGTGATCGCGGGAATCGTGCGCACCGCAGGGCGCACGCCCAGCTGGTCCAACACCCAGACCTGGCAAGTGCTGATCACCCGTGGCGCCGAGACCGACCGGTTCCGGAACGCCTTGCTTGAGGAGGTTCGCGGCGGCGGCACCCCAGCCTCCGACCTGCCCTGGCCCGACGGCTATTCCGGCATCCACCAGGCCCGCAGGCGGGAAGTCGGCTGGGCGCTATACGAGGCCGTCGGCGTGAAGAAGGGCGACCGCGAAGGCGCCGCCCGCCAGGGGATGGAGAACTTTCGCCTGTTCGGCGCCCCCCATGTTGCCATCGTCACCGCCGGCGAAGAGCTGGGCGCCTGGGGCGCGCTGGATTGCGGCGGCTTTGTCACCGCCTTCTGCCTGGCGGCGCGGGCGGCGGGGGTGGACACCATCGCCCAGGCGGCCCTGGCTGGCTACGCGCCGATGATCCACCGCCATTTCGACATTCCCCGCGACCGGCTGGTGCTCTGCGCGATCTCCTTCGGCCACGCGGATGCGGACCACCCGGCCAATTCCTTCCGCGCCTCCCGCGCGGCGCTGGACGAGATCCTGGAGTGGCGCGGCTGA
- the dtd gene encoding D-aminoacyl-tRNA deacylase, whose translation MRALLQRVTEAAVHVDGKLIGEIGPGLLILVCAMQDDSKAQAEKLATRIAKLRIFPDETGKMNRSLLDSGGAALVVSQFTLAADTTRGNRPGFSAAAPPKEGRTLYETVAAHLAGQGIAVATGQFGADMKVSLVNDGPVTIWVEA comes from the coding sequence ATGCGCGCGCTGTTGCAACGCGTCACCGAGGCCGCCGTGCATGTCGATGGCAAATTGATCGGAGAGATCGGGCCCGGCCTGCTGATCCTGGTCTGCGCCATGCAGGACGACAGCAAAGCACAGGCGGAGAAACTGGCGACGCGGATCGCGAAACTGCGGATCTTCCCGGACGAGACGGGAAAGATGAACCGCTCCCTTCTCGATAGCGGCGGCGCGGCATTGGTGGTCAGCCAGTTCACCCTGGCCGCCGACACCACCCGCGGCAATCGCCCCGGCTTCTCTGCCGCCGCCCCGCCCAAGGAGGGGCGCACGCTTTATGAAACCGTCGCCGCGCATCTGGCCGGACAGGGCATCGCGGTCGCGACCGGCCAATTCGGCGCCGACATGAAGGTAAGCCTGGTCAACGACGGCCCCGTCACCATCTGGGTGGAGGCCTGA
- the urtE gene encoding urea ABC transporter ATP-binding subunit UrtE, with protein MLKIDGLTLHYGQSQILHGIDMQADTGQVTCLMGTNGVGKTSLLKAISGTHPRSGGAMSLDGEDLGRLPPHHLAQKGIGYVPQGRMIFPLLSVQENMETAFACLPRSEHRIPDEIFELFPILRDFLHRRGGDLSGGQQQQLAIARAMITRPKLLLMDEPTEGIQPNIIQQIGRVIEYLRDRGDMAIILVEQYFEFAYGLADRFYVMKRGAITTSGTKAELAKSSLMAEVSV; from the coding sequence ATGCTGAAAATCGACGGGCTGACCCTGCATTACGGGCAATCGCAAATCCTGCACGGGATCGACATGCAGGCCGACACCGGCCAGGTGACCTGCCTGATGGGCACGAACGGGGTCGGCAAGACATCGTTGCTGAAGGCGATTTCGGGGACCCATCCCCGCAGCGGCGGGGCGATGTCGCTGGACGGCGAGGATCTGGGCCGTCTGCCGCCGCACCACTTGGCGCAGAAGGGGATCGGCTACGTGCCGCAGGGGCGGATGATCTTTCCGCTGCTGAGTGTGCAGGAGAACATGGAGACGGCCTTTGCCTGTCTGCCGCGATCCGAACATCGCATCCCCGACGAAATCTTTGAACTGTTCCCGATCCTGCGCGACTTCCTGCACCGGCGCGGTGGCGACCTGTCCGGCGGCCAGCAGCAACAGCTGGCGATCGCGCGGGCGATGATCACACGGCCCAAGCTGCTGTTGATGGATGAACCGACCGAGGGCATCCAGCCCAACATCATCCAGCAGATCGGCCGCGTGATCGAATACCTGCGCGACCGGGGTGACATGGCGATCATCCTGGTGGAGCAATATTTCGAATTCGCCTACGGTCTGGCGGACCGGTTCTACGTCATGAAACGCGGCGCGATCACCACCTCGGGCACAAAGGCGGAGCTGGCCAAATCCAGCCTGATGGCCGAGGTCTCCGTCTGA
- the urtD gene encoding urea ABC transporter ATP-binding protein UrtD, whose amino-acid sequence MSTLLEVSGVSVTFDGFRAINNLSFQIGDAELRAIIGPNGAGKTTFMDIVTGKTRPDEGRVIYGERSVNLLKMTEARIAQAGIGRKFQRPTVFEDQTVRANLLMALKNPRGSFPVLFYRPRGEDHDRVEALADEVGLKDALTRKSGELSHGQKQWLEIGMLLAQEPRLLLVDEPAAGMTLAEREHTTDLLREAARSRAVVVVEHDMDFVRRLGCKVTVLHEGSVLAEGSLDHVTSNREVIDVYLGR is encoded by the coding sequence ATGAGCACGCTTCTCGAAGTGTCCGGCGTTTCCGTCACCTTTGACGGGTTCCGTGCCATCAACAACCTGTCGTTTCAGATCGGCGATGCCGAATTGCGCGCCATCATCGGGCCGAACGGTGCGGGCAAGACCACGTTCATGGATATCGTCACCGGCAAGACCCGCCCGGACGAGGGGCGGGTGATCTATGGCGAACGATCGGTCAACCTGCTGAAGATGACGGAGGCCCGGATCGCCCAGGCCGGCATCGGCCGCAAGTTCCAGCGTCCCACGGTGTTCGAGGACCAGACCGTGCGGGCCAACTTGTTGATGGCCCTGAAAAATCCGCGTGGATCTTTCCCGGTGCTGTTCTACCGCCCAAGGGGTGAGGATCACGACAGGGTGGAGGCGCTTGCCGATGAGGTCGGGTTGAAAGACGCGCTGACCCGCAAATCGGGAGAGCTGAGCCACGGCCAGAAGCAATGGCTGGAGATCGGAATGCTGCTGGCGCAGGAACCGCGCCTGCTGCTGGTCGATGAACCCGCCGCCGGCATGACCCTGGCGGAACGCGAACACACGACAGACCTGCTGCGGGAGGCGGCACGCAGCCGCGCGGTGGTGGTGGTGGAACATGACATGGATTTCGTGCGCCGGCTGGGCTGCAAGGTCACGGTGCTGCACGAGGGTTCGGTGCTGGCGGAGGGGTCTCTGGATCATGTGACCTCCAACCGCGAGGTTATCGACGTTTACCTGGGGCGCTGA
- the urtC gene encoding urea ABC transporter permease subunit UrtC, which produces MRRSFVMRHPSTLIFLACLALFTLAVTLLSEAAGTGVISTSFVKTLGKTLCLALVAIAMDLVWGYCGILSLGHFAFFGLGGYMIGMWLMYARTELIVAASLANAQIPPTPAEVSDAIASQIFGLVGASDLPLIWGLAHSLTAQLALVVLVPGLLALVFGWLAFRSRVTGVYLSILTQAMTLALSLYLFQNDSGLRGNNGLSGLQNLPGVTAGQDAVSLWFLWASALALGLGYVLAAWVVSGKFGSVVRGIRDDEARVRFLGYSVEGYKLFIFTLTAVIAAVAGALYYPQAGIINPAEIAPIASIYLAVWVAIGGRGRLYGAVIGAVFVSLVSTWFTGGMVPSIDLGLYRIDWVDWWTVLLGVSFVLVTLFAPKGIGGLVDLLTDRLSPDRHGADYGPDQGSLQEEEGRG; this is translated from the coding sequence ATGAGACGCAGCTTCGTGATGCGCCACCCCTCCACGCTGATCTTCCTGGCCTGCCTGGCGCTCTTTACCCTCGCCGTCACTCTGCTGTCCGAGGCGGCAGGCACGGGCGTGATCTCCACCTCCTTCGTCAAGACGCTGGGAAAGACGCTGTGCCTTGCATTGGTGGCCATCGCCATGGACCTGGTCTGGGGCTATTGCGGGATCCTGTCGCTGGGCCATTTCGCCTTCTTCGGGTTGGGCGGCTACATGATCGGCATGTGGCTGATGTATGCGCGCACCGAGCTGATCGTGGCCGCCTCGCTGGCCAATGCCCAGATCCCGCCCACCCCGGCGGAGGTCTCGGATGCCATCGCCAGCCAGATTTTCGGCTTGGTCGGAGCCTCGGACCTGCCGCTGATCTGGGGGTTGGCGCATTCGCTGACCGCGCAGCTGGCGCTGGTCGTGCTGGTTCCGGGGCTGCTGGCGCTGGTCTTCGGCTGGCTGGCGTTCCGTAGCCGGGTGACAGGGGTCTACCTGTCTATCCTGACCCAGGCGATGACGCTGGCGCTGTCGCTATACCTGTTCCAGAACGACAGCGGGTTGCGCGGCAATAACGGGCTGTCGGGCCTGCAAAACCTGCCGGGCGTCACTGCGGGGCAGGACGCGGTGTCGCTGTGGTTCCTCTGGGCCTCGGCGCTGGCGCTGGGGCTGGGCTACGTGCTGGCGGCCTGGGTCGTCTCGGGCAAGTTCGGATCGGTGGTGCGCGGCATCCGCGACGACGAGGCCCGCGTGCGGTTCCTCGGCTATTCGGTGGAGGGGTACAAGCTGTTCATCTTCACCCTGACGGCGGTGATCGCGGCGGTGGCCGGGGCGCTCTATTACCCGCAGGCGGGGATCATCAATCCGGCGGAAATCGCGCCTATCGCCTCCATCTACCTGGCGGTCTGGGTGGCGATCGGCGGGCGTGGGCGTCTTTATGGCGCGGTGATCGGTGCGGTCTTCGTCTCCCTCGTTTCGACCTGGTTCACCGGCGGTATGGTGCCCTCCATCGACCTGGGGCTCTACCGGATCGACTGGGTGGATTGGTGGACCGTGCTGCTGGGCGTCAGCTTCGTGCTGGTGACGCTGTTCGCGCCCAAGGGGATCGGCGGGCTGGTGGATCTGCTGACCGACCGCCTGTCGCCCGACCGCCACGGCGCGGATTACGGCCCCGATCAGGGATCGTTGCAGGAAGAGGAGGGCCGGGGATGA